One window of Hylemonella gracilis genomic DNA carries:
- a CDS encoding DUF2848 domain-containing protein: MKTGFQVETNTGPRALDIDFHTLIVAGWAGRDRAAVEHHIEELQALGVPRPSRVPLYYRVASNQLTQADRVQVVGPHTSGEAEAFVFTQGGALYVSVASDHTDRKLEAHSVALSKQVCVKPVARSAWLHSEVADHWDELILRSYIVENGQSVLYQEGQVASLRTPLELIVDHERGVLPEGAGMTCGTMAAIGGIRPATSFTMELYDPRRQRSLRHSYQIDVLPEVS; the protein is encoded by the coding sequence ATGAAAACCGGATTTCAAGTTGAAACCAACACGGGTCCACGAGCCCTGGACATCGATTTCCACACGCTGATCGTCGCGGGGTGGGCCGGGCGCGATCGCGCCGCCGTCGAGCACCACATCGAGGAGTTGCAAGCCTTGGGCGTGCCGCGTCCCAGCCGCGTGCCCTTGTACTACCGGGTCGCGAGCAATCAACTCACGCAGGCCGACCGTGTGCAGGTCGTGGGGCCGCACACCTCGGGCGAGGCGGAAGCCTTCGTTTTCACGCAGGGCGGCGCGCTTTACGTCAGTGTGGCCTCGGACCACACCGATCGCAAGCTGGAGGCACACAGCGTGGCGCTGTCCAAGCAAGTGTGCGTCAAGCCGGTGGCGCGCTCGGCCTGGTTGCACAGCGAGGTGGCCGACCATTGGGACGAGTTGATCCTGCGGTCTTACATCGTCGAGAACGGCCAGAGCGTGCTCTACCAGGAAGGGCAGGTCGCTTCCCTGCGCACGCCGCTGGAACTCATCGTCGACCATGAGCGTGGTGTGCTGCCCGAGGGCGCGGGCATGACCTGCGGCACCATGGCCGCCATCGGTGGCATCCGCCCGGCGACGTCGTTCACGATGGAGCTGTACGACCCGCGGCGCCAGCGCAGCTTGCGGCACAGCTACCAGATCGACGTGTTGCCCGAGGTGTCCTGA
- a CDS encoding TRAP transporter large permease encodes MIATALILLLVLVGLSLPVGAALGLLGFTLDGLFSMLPLTRGIGEIAWSTNNEFLLVSIPLFVLLGEVLLRGGFAERMYGAMSLWLSWLPGGLMHANIGASALFAATSGSSVATAATVGTVSIPQIQKNGYNEPLFLGSLAAGGTLGILIPPSINLVIYGVLTNSSVPKLYLAGILPGLLLAGLFMLTVWIACVIKPAWGGKKIQATWRERFASLLHLLPPLGIFLLVVGSIYAGLATPTEAAALGVLGALVLAACSRRLTLSMLRDAVEGAMKSTAMIMLIVLAAAFLNFVMAATGLTDALTRSITGLGLSPGWMLLIVVLFYLVLGCFMETLSMMIMTIPVIAPIMIGLGYDPVWLGILIIVLVEAALITPPVGLNLFVVQSVRKSGSMTAVIVGSLPFVGAMAVLLLLLTWFPDLALWLPRVFG; translated from the coding sequence ATGATCGCCACCGCCCTGATCCTGCTGCTCGTGCTGGTTGGCCTGTCCCTGCCCGTGGGTGCTGCCCTGGGTTTGCTGGGCTTCACGCTGGATGGCCTTTTTTCCATGTTGCCGCTGACGCGTGGCATCGGTGAAATCGCCTGGAGCACCAACAACGAATTTCTTCTCGTTTCCATCCCTCTTTTTGTTCTGTTGGGGGAAGTGCTGCTGCGGGGCGGTTTCGCCGAACGCATGTACGGCGCCATGAGTCTGTGGCTGTCCTGGCTGCCGGGTGGCCTGATGCACGCCAACATCGGGGCCTCGGCCCTGTTCGCGGCGACTTCGGGTTCCAGCGTGGCCACGGCGGCGACGGTGGGCACGGTGTCGATTCCGCAGATCCAAAAGAACGGCTACAACGAACCCTTGTTCCTCGGCAGCCTTGCCGCGGGCGGTACCTTGGGCATTCTGATCCCGCCCTCGATCAATCTGGTCATCTATGGTGTGCTGACGAATTCCTCGGTGCCCAAGCTCTACCTCGCTGGCATCCTCCCCGGCCTGCTGCTGGCGGGGTTGTTCATGCTCACGGTGTGGATTGCCTGCGTGATCAAACCCGCCTGGGGTGGCAAGAAGATCCAGGCGACCTGGCGAGAGCGTTTCGCGAGCCTGTTGCACCTGCTGCCGCCGCTGGGCATCTTCCTGCTGGTGGTTGGTTCCATCTACGCTGGCCTGGCCACGCCCACCGAGGCTGCCGCCTTGGGCGTATTGGGCGCGCTGGTGCTGGCAGCCTGTTCCCGGCGCCTGACGCTGTCCATGTTGCGCGACGCGGTGGAAGGCGCGATGAAGTCCACGGCCATGATCATGCTGATCGTGCTGGCGGCGGCTTTCCTCAACTTCGTGATGGCGGCGACAGGGCTGACTGATGCGCTGACCCGTTCGATCACGGGGCTGGGACTGTCACCCGGCTGGATGCTGCTGATCGTGGTCTTGTTCTATCTGGTGCTGGGCTGTTTCATGGAAACCCTGTCCATGATGATCATGACCATCCCGGTCATCGCGCCCATCATGATCGGACTGGGCTACGACCCGGTCTGGTTGGGCATCCTGATCATTGTGTTGGTCGAGGCCGCGCTCATCACGCCGCCCGTAGGGCTCAACCTCTTTGTCGTGCAAAGCGTGCGCAAGAGCGGCTCCATGACGGCCGTGATCGTTGGCAGCCTGCCCTTCGTCGGCGCGATGGCGGTCCTGCTGCTGTTGCTGACCTGGTTTCCTGATCTGGCGCTTTGGCTGCCCCGTGTCTTTGGATGA
- a CDS encoding TRAP transporter small permease subunit, translating into MLSQLLRRAEAVSRGAVWFGGALAIASVLLISFDVIARKLFSFTVGGADELSSYAFAIGTSWSLAFVTLQRANVRVDVIYQHLPVRLSAVIDWLALASLGVFMTVLTRYVYDMVETSWIQKSAANTPLGTPLWIPQGLWLLGLAWMCVTVALMLLRASTALVTGDLVTVKEIGGVRSSQEEAEDEAAAGERLLMEERA; encoded by the coding sequence ATGCTGAGCCAACTCCTGCGTCGCGCCGAGGCCGTGTCCCGCGGCGCGGTCTGGTTCGGAGGAGCGCTTGCCATTGCGAGCGTGTTGCTGATTTCCTTCGACGTGATCGCGCGCAAGCTTTTCAGCTTCACCGTGGGCGGGGCCGACGAGCTGTCGAGCTACGCCTTCGCCATCGGGACGTCCTGGTCGCTGGCTTTCGTTACGCTGCAGCGCGCGAACGTGCGCGTGGACGTGATCTACCAGCATCTGCCAGTTCGTCTGTCCGCGGTGATCGACTGGCTGGCGCTGGCGTCCCTGGGCGTGTTCATGACGGTATTAACGCGTTATGTCTACGACATGGTCGAGACCTCCTGGATCCAGAAATCGGCGGCCAACACGCCGCTGGGCACGCCTCTGTGGATACCCCAGGGCCTGTGGTTGCTGGGCTTGGCCTGGATGTGTGTGACGGTGGCCTTGATGCTGCTGCGCGCTTCGACCGCCTTGGTCACGGGTGACTTGGTGACGGTCAAGGAGATCGGCGGTGTCCGCTCCTCCCAGGAGGAAGCCGAGGACGAAGCCGCCGCCGGCGAGCGTCTGCTGATGGAGGAACGCGCATGA
- a CDS encoding LysR family transcriptional regulator codes for MVDLRHIETFFWVAQLGSFRAASEKLHTTQPAVSQRIASLEDSLGVRLFERDARGVSLTAKGQELLSHAERMLQMRQDMMLAAREQNVMSGPIRIGVAETVVQTWLPHFLEHLHTAYPALVPQIEVDTSHVMRSQLLARQIDLAFMLGPVDEARLENLHLCAYPLAWVASPRLEQGAGTLKLTQVARFPVITYPSNSAPYKVVRDMLARARIKAPRMIGSASLSMVVKMMLDCVGVGVIAPIFLDKELANGELRILDVRAGELPDLVFTATWAQGAESRTLKSIAQLAQRTASEYERRGKGARKKVGA; via the coding sequence ATGGTTGACCTGCGCCATATAGAGACCTTCTTCTGGGTGGCGCAGCTCGGTAGTTTCCGCGCGGCTTCGGAGAAATTGCACACCACGCAACCCGCCGTATCGCAGCGCATTGCCTCGCTCGAGGATAGTCTGGGCGTGCGTCTGTTCGAGCGCGATGCCCGGGGCGTGAGTCTGACCGCCAAGGGGCAGGAACTGCTGTCTCATGCCGAGCGCATGTTGCAGATGCGGCAGGACATGATGTTGGCGGCGCGTGAGCAGAACGTCATGAGTGGACCCATCCGCATTGGCGTGGCCGAGACCGTCGTGCAGACCTGGTTGCCGCATTTCCTGGAGCATTTGCACACGGCCTATCCGGCACTCGTGCCGCAGATCGAGGTCGATACGTCCCATGTGATGCGCAGCCAGTTGCTGGCGCGCCAGATCGACCTGGCCTTCATGCTCGGTCCGGTGGACGAAGCCCGCCTGGAGAACCTGCACCTGTGTGCCTACCCCCTGGCCTGGGTGGCGAGTCCGCGTCTGGAGCAAGGGGCTGGCACCTTGAAGCTGACGCAGGTGGCGCGTTTTCCGGTGATCACCTACCCCTCGAACAGCGCGCCGTACAAAGTGGTGCGTGACATGCTGGCGCGGGCCAGGATCAAAGCGCCACGCATGATCGGCAGCGCCTCCCTGTCCATGGTGGTGAAGATGATGCTTGACTGCGTCGGGGTCGGCGTGATCGCGCCGATCTTTCTGGACAAGGAACTGGCCAACGGCGAGTTGCGCATTCTGGATGTGCGCGCCGGCGAGCTGCCGGACCTGGTGTTCACGGCCACCTGGGCGCAGGGGGCGGAAAGCCGCACCTTGAAATCGATCGCGCAGCTGGCGCAGCGCACGGCGTCCGAGTACGAGCGTCGCGGCAAAGGTGCGCGCAAAAAGGTTGGGGCATGA
- a CDS encoding winged helix DNA-binding protein: MPRKAAVSSATKTPPGSPIVSSAHLVSPRSAEMSEFEFGLIVAGNAFHRWIAHCMSAAGLKDLMPLDVLVLHHVTHRARDKRLADICFIMNVEDTHLINYSLKKLQGLGVVASSKNGKEVTYASTEQGQAYVQRYREIRETCLIDALKADDGLNRDIGELARLLRVLSGVYDQAARSAASL, from the coding sequence ATGCCGCGCAAAGCCGCTGTTTCATCCGCCACCAAGACACCCCCGGGTTCGCCCATCGTGTCCTCGGCGCACCTGGTCTCGCCGCGCAGCGCCGAAATGAGCGAGTTTGAGTTCGGTTTGATCGTCGCGGGCAATGCCTTCCACCGCTGGATCGCGCACTGCATGAGTGCGGCCGGCCTGAAGGATCTGATGCCGCTGGATGTGCTGGTGCTGCACCATGTGACGCATCGCGCGCGTGATAAGCGCTTGGCCGACATCTGCTTCATCATGAACGTGGAGGACACCCATCTCATCAACTACTCGCTCAAGAAGCTGCAGGGCCTGGGCGTGGTGGCCTCCAGCAAGAACGGCAAGGAGGTGACCTACGCCTCCACCGAGCAGGGGCAGGCCTATGTGCAGCGCTATCGGGAGATCCGTGAAACCTGCCTGATCGACGCGCTCAAGGCCGATGACGGGCTGAACCGCGACATTGGTGAACTTGCGCGGCTCTTGCGAGTGCTCTCGGGTGTGTATGACCAAGCCGCCCGTTCGGCCGCCAGCCTATGA
- a CDS encoding TRAP transporter substrate-binding protein, producing MKRRLFTFATAALALIGGSALAQTKWDLPAAYPATNFHTENLMQLATDVDKATGGKLKITVHANASLFKATEIKRAVQGGQAQIGEILLVNFSNEWLPFGADGLPFLADSYDSAFKLYQAQKPLLQKKLDEQGMTLLYTVAWPPQGIYAKKPINSAADLKGVKWRAYSPATARIAELVGAQPVTVQAAEFAQALATGVVESTMTSGATGVDSKLYEHLKYYYDTQAWLPKNAIIVNKAAFSALDKSTQDALLKAAAAAEKRGWDASRKVNTETLAKLKAEGMQVLSPSPALKADLQKIGETMLKEWLEKSGADGQALVATYKK from the coding sequence ATGAAACGTCGCCTGTTCACTTTCGCCACTGCGGCCCTCGCCTTGATCGGCGGCAGCGCCCTGGCTCAGACCAAATGGGACCTGCCTGCGGCCTATCCGGCCACCAATTTCCACACCGAGAACCTCATGCAACTGGCGACCGACGTGGACAAGGCCACGGGCGGCAAGCTCAAGATCACCGTGCATGCCAATGCGTCGCTTTTCAAGGCCACGGAAATCAAGCGCGCGGTGCAGGGTGGACAAGCCCAGATCGGCGAGATCCTGTTGGTGAACTTCTCCAATGAATGGTTGCCCTTCGGCGCCGACGGTCTGCCCTTCCTGGCCGATAGCTACGACAGCGCCTTCAAGCTCTACCAAGCCCAGAAGCCGCTGCTGCAGAAGAAGCTCGATGAACAAGGCATGACGCTGCTCTACACCGTGGCCTGGCCGCCCCAAGGCATCTACGCCAAGAAGCCGATCAATAGCGCGGCCGATCTCAAGGGCGTGAAGTGGCGCGCCTACAGCCCGGCCACGGCGCGCATCGCCGAGCTGGTGGGCGCGCAACCCGTGACTGTGCAGGCCGCGGAGTTCGCCCAGGCCCTGGCCACCGGCGTGGTGGAAAGCACCATGACCTCGGGCGCGACCGGCGTGGACAGCAAACTGTACGAACACCTCAAGTACTACTACGACACCCAGGCCTGGCTGCCCAAGAACGCGATCATCGTGAACAAGGCTGCCTTCAGTGCCCTGGACAAGTCCACGCAGGACGCTCTGCTCAAGGCTGCCGCCGCCGCCGAGAAACGTGGCTGGGACGCGAGCCGCAAGGTCAACACCGAGACGCTGGCCAAGCTCAAGGCCGAAGGCATGCAGGTGCTGTCGCCCTCGCCCGCGCTCAAGGCCGACTTGCAAAAGATCGGCGAGACCATGCTGAAGGAATGGCTGGAGAAATCCGGTGCCGACGGCCAGGCCCTCGTGGCGACCTACAAGAAGTAA
- a CDS encoding TRAP transporter small permease, protein MRRTLNALYDSAAAVAALCMVGLLISVLLSILGRQFHFHISGIDAYAGYLMAGTASLALAHTLKRGEHIRVTLLLAALKGTWKRLLELWALGLGTLLAGLYAWYSVRLVWFSHAFNDVSTSNDATPLWLPQIGMAVGALILAIAMLDELVLEILGRRVAADGEALHNE, encoded by the coding sequence ATGCGCCGAACACTCAACGCCCTCTATGACAGCGCCGCCGCCGTGGCGGCGCTGTGCATGGTCGGCCTGCTGATCTCGGTGCTGCTGTCCATCCTTGGACGGCAGTTCCATTTCCACATCTCCGGCATCGACGCCTACGCCGGCTACCTGATGGCGGGCACGGCCTCGCTGGCCTTGGCGCACACGCTCAAGCGGGGCGAGCACATCCGTGTCACCCTGCTGCTGGCCGCGCTCAAGGGCACCTGGAAACGCCTGCTCGAACTCTGGGCCCTGGGCCTGGGCACCTTGCTGGCTGGTCTATACGCCTGGTACAGCGTGCGACTGGTCTGGTTCTCGCACGCATTCAATGACGTGTCCACTTCCAACGACGCCACGCCGCTGTGGTTGCCGCAGATCGGCATGGCCGTGGGCGCACTCATTCTCGCGATCGCCATGCTCGACGAGCTGGTGCTTGAAATCCTGGGCCGCCGCGTCGCCGCGGACGGCGAAGCCCTCCACAACGAGTAA
- a CDS encoding TRAP transporter large permease, translating to MNDFAITALLVLSLFLILGSGVWVGLTLSGVAWIGMQLFSSRPAGDAMAVTIWGSATSWTLTALPLFVWMGEILFRTRLSQDMFKGLAPWMQSLPGRLLHTNVAGCTLFAAVSGSSAATCATVGKMTLPELRKRGYPDDIVIGTLAGAGTLGLLIPPSIIMIVYGVMAEVSIAKLFVAGILPGVMLALLFSGYIAVWAWRHPDRVPPTDTQLGFAQKLAASRSLIPVALLITAVLGSIYTGIATATEAAAVGVVGALVLSAVQGSLNWATFRDALMGATRLYCMIALILAGAAFLTLSMGYIGLPRHLAEWIGTLGLSEFQLLVALTLFFILLGCFLDGISMVVLTMGVLMPTVQKAGIDPIWFGIFVVLVVEMAQITPPVGFNLFVLQGMTGKSLGWIARVTIPMFFLMIAAVLLLWMFPAIATWLPGRM from the coding sequence ATGAACGACTTCGCCATTACCGCCTTGCTGGTGCTCTCGCTGTTCCTGATCCTGGGCAGTGGTGTGTGGGTCGGGCTCACGCTCTCGGGCGTGGCCTGGATCGGCATGCAGCTCTTTTCCTCGCGCCCCGCCGGCGACGCCATGGCCGTCACCATCTGGGGCTCGGCCACCAGTTGGACGCTGACCGCCCTGCCGCTGTTCGTGTGGATGGGTGAGATCCTGTTCCGCACCCGGCTGTCGCAGGACATGTTCAAGGGCCTCGCCCCCTGGATGCAGTCCCTGCCCGGCCGTCTGTTGCACACCAATGTCGCGGGCTGCACGCTGTTTGCCGCCGTCTCGGGTTCCAGCGCGGCCACCTGCGCCACCGTGGGCAAGATGACGCTGCCCGAGCTGAGGAAGCGCGGTTACCCCGATGACATCGTGATTGGCACGCTGGCCGGCGCCGGCACGCTGGGCCTGCTGATCCCGCCGTCCATCATCATGATCGTCTACGGCGTCATGGCCGAGGTCTCGATCGCCAAGCTCTTCGTCGCGGGCATCCTGCCGGGCGTCATGCTCGCCTTGCTGTTTTCGGGTTACATCGCCGTCTGGGCCTGGCGTCATCCGGACCGCGTGCCCCCCACGGACACGCAGCTCGGCTTCGCGCAGAAGTTGGCCGCCTCGCGCAGCCTGATTCCCGTGGCACTGCTGATCACGGCCGTGCTCGGCTCCATCTACACCGGCATCGCCACGGCGACCGAAGCCGCCGCCGTCGGCGTGGTGGGCGCACTCGTTCTCTCGGCCGTACAAGGCTCGCTGAACTGGGCCACCTTCCGTGACGCCCTGATGGGTGCGACCCGGCTGTACTGCATGATCGCGCTGATCCTTGCGGGTGCGGCCTTCCTCACGCTCTCCATGGGCTACATCGGGCTGCCGCGCCACCTGGCCGAATGGATCGGCACGCTGGGCCTGAGCGAATTCCAATTGCTGGTCGCGCTCACGCTCTTCTTCATTCTGCTGGGCTGTTTCCTGGACGGCATCTCCATGGTGGTGCTGACCATGGGCGTGCTCATGCCCACGGTGCAGAAAGCCGGCATTGACCCGATCTGGTTCGGCATTTTCGTGGTGCTGGTGGTCGAGATGGCGCAGATCACCCCGCCGGTCGGCTTCAACCTCTTCGTTCTGCAGGGCATGACGGGCAAGTCCTTGGGCTGGATCGCCCGCGTCACCATCCCCATGTTTTTCCTGATGATCGCGGCCGTGCTGCTGCTGTGGATGTTCCCGGCGATCGCGACCTGGCTGCCCGGACGGATGTGA
- a CDS encoding methyl-accepting chemotaxis protein: MNKLLLSHRLTLGFGVVLALLAIITTTSYWGLARITDGLRYIAEVYTSKADQSQQMDRAVNHVLLAMRNLSLQETRENELRQMDQLHQSLQRYDAVKARLAPTVTSVEEKALFDKLARSEQDARQIFLDARQQAGGDDPEKNAFLLRFDLRRNMEKWDALQRAWSLDIENLARLEAELGQRYSSELQNTSGSIQTLLLAVASVALLAGIGASLLIARSITRPLASSVTLADRIAQGDLSRPQHTERRDEIGQLLTALESMRSQLHDLASEVKATTDGIGSASSEIARGSTDLSQRTEETTSSLAQTAHFMSQLTQRVRDAADVARQASQLAVSASDVASRGGAVVTQVVSTMEGIATDSERIADIVGMIDAIAFQTNILALNAAVEAARAGEQGRGFAVVAGEVRNLAQRSAEAAKEIKGLIGTSTEKVTAGTRLVREAGSTMGDIVNSVQRVTQMIGEISTSAVAQNEGIAQVNDAVNRLDGMSQQNAALVEECTATAALLADQASALAQVVQRFKLVPGEVIGLPQALGHKTRPAPRIALN; this comes from the coding sequence ATGAACAAGCTGCTCCTCTCCCACCGCCTCACGCTCGGCTTTGGCGTCGTTCTGGCGTTGCTGGCCATCATCACCACCACGTCCTACTGGGGACTGGCACGCATCACCGATGGTCTGCGCTACATCGCCGAGGTCTACACAAGCAAGGCTGACCAATCCCAGCAGATGGACCGGGCAGTCAACCATGTTCTCCTCGCGATGCGCAACCTTTCACTGCAGGAAACCCGCGAAAACGAACTGCGCCAGATGGACCAACTGCACCAGTCGCTCCAGCGCTACGACGCGGTGAAGGCCCGGCTCGCGCCCACGGTGACGAGCGTGGAGGAAAAGGCGCTATTCGACAAGCTGGCACGCTCCGAGCAGGACGCGCGGCAGATCTTCCTCGACGCGCGCCAGCAGGCTGGCGGCGATGACCCGGAGAAGAACGCCTTCCTGCTGCGCTTCGACCTGCGCCGCAACATGGAGAAGTGGGATGCGCTGCAACGCGCCTGGAGCCTGGACATCGAAAACCTGGCGCGCCTGGAGGCCGAACTCGGCCAGCGCTACTCGTCGGAGCTGCAGAACACTTCGGGCAGCATCCAGACCCTCCTGCTTGCCGTGGCGAGTGTCGCGCTGTTGGCCGGCATCGGTGCCTCGCTGCTGATCGCGCGCTCCATCACGCGCCCCCTGGCCTCTTCGGTCACGCTGGCGGACCGCATCGCCCAGGGCGACTTGTCCCGACCGCAACACACCGAACGACGCGACGAGATCGGCCAGTTGCTCACGGCGCTGGAATCGATGCGAAGTCAGTTGCATGATCTGGCCTCCGAAGTCAAGGCCACCACGGATGGCATCGGCAGTGCCTCGTCAGAGATCGCGCGCGGCAGCACGGACCTGTCGCAGCGCACCGAGGAAACCACCAGCAGCCTGGCGCAGACCGCGCACTTCATGAGCCAGCTGACCCAGCGGGTGCGCGACGCGGCGGACGTGGCGCGGCAGGCCAGCCAGCTCGCGGTGTCGGCCTCCGACGTGGCGAGTCGTGGTGGCGCCGTCGTGACCCAGGTGGTCTCGACCATGGAAGGCATCGCGACCGACTCGGAACGCATCGCCGACATCGTGGGCATGATCGACGCCATCGCCTTTCAAACCAATATCCTGGCTCTGAATGCCGCCGTGGAAGCGGCGCGCGCCGGAGAACAGGGGCGCGGTTTTGCCGTCGTGGCGGGCGAGGTGCGCAACCTGGCGCAACGCTCCGCGGAGGCGGCCAAGGAAATCAAGGGCCTGATCGGCACCTCCACCGAGAAGGTGACGGCTGGCACCCGCCTGGTGCGCGAGGCCGGCTCCACCATGGGCGACATCGTCAATTCGGTGCAACGGGTGACACAGATGATCGGCGAGATCAGCACTTCCGCCGTGGCGCAAAACGAAGGCATTGCCCAGGTCAACGACGCGGTGAACCGGCTGGACGGCATGTCGCAACAGAACGCCGCGCTGGTCGAGGAATGCACCGCCACCGCCGCCCTGCTGGCCGACCAGGCCAGCGCCTTGGCCCAGGTGGTGCAACGCTTCAAACTGGTGCCGGGCGAGGTGATCGGCCTCCCTCAGGCCCTCGGCCACAAGACCCGCCCCGCTCCCCGGATCGCCCTGAACTGA